The following are from one region of the Alicyclobacillus fastidiosus genome:
- a CDS encoding HAD hydrolase-like protein, with amino-acid sequence MFTDVLFDIDGVMLSEERYFDASALTVNELLTSSRFLGLQSVAGAYRADLSNDDIAVVRQLVFQRDTVLEKLKNVGVNANWDMVYLVFVSELAQALRSAAANSEFKRAVVNALSDGWTVGAVQSLGSAIREYASEQVVSYEHYDILYGDATTRDELFDRARTLFATSFGLELDDHALWSIGQTTFQEWYLGDDYTRASTGKKGFLKSEIPLIEPAQFQSLLSDLRDRGIRLGIATGRPFTETKVPLEFFGWWKFFDEAKVSTASDVLIAEQQVPEARPLSKPHPFSYLRSLTANHDPAGLLSTSLPLEGKRAQVLIVGDSIADALAAERLGASFAAVLTGLEGAAARPKFERLQANFILDDALQVNALFA; translated from the coding sequence ATGTTTACCGACGTTCTGTTTGACATCGACGGGGTGATGCTAAGTGAGGAGCGGTATTTCGACGCTTCGGCACTCACCGTCAACGAGCTGTTGACCAGCTCCCGCTTTCTGGGGCTTCAATCCGTGGCGGGTGCGTATCGCGCAGACCTGTCCAATGATGACATCGCCGTCGTGCGGCAGTTGGTTTTCCAGCGCGACACGGTACTTGAGAAGTTGAAAAACGTAGGCGTCAACGCTAATTGGGACATGGTCTACCTGGTGTTCGTGAGCGAACTCGCACAAGCCCTCAGATCCGCTGCAGCAAATTCAGAGTTCAAACGCGCCGTGGTCAATGCGCTTTCGGACGGGTGGACTGTCGGGGCCGTGCAATCGCTTGGTTCAGCGATCCGCGAGTACGCGAGTGAGCAGGTGGTGTCGTACGAACATTACGATATCCTGTATGGCGATGCGACTACGCGCGACGAATTATTCGACCGCGCGCGGACGCTGTTTGCGACGTCTTTTGGACTTGAATTGGACGATCACGCGCTGTGGAGCATCGGCCAGACGACGTTTCAAGAGTGGTACCTGGGGGATGATTACACGCGTGCTTCGACTGGAAAGAAGGGGTTTCTGAAGAGTGAAATTCCCTTGATTGAACCGGCACAGTTCCAATCGCTCCTGAGCGATTTGCGCGATCGCGGCATTCGCCTTGGCATTGCCACAGGTCGACCGTTTACGGAGACGAAGGTTCCACTCGAATTCTTCGGCTGGTGGAAGTTTTTTGACGAGGCAAAAGTGTCTACCGCTTCGGACGTCCTGATTGCCGAACAGCAGGTACCTGAGGCACGCCCGCTGTCCAAACCGCACCCGTTTTCCTACCTGCGCAGTCTGACGGCGAACCACGATCCGGCAGGATTGCTCTCGACGAGTTTGCCGCTGGAAGGCAAACGAGCACAAGTGCTGATTGTGGGTGACTCCATTGCTGACGCGTTGGCCGCAGAGCGCTTGGGCGCCTCGTTTGCGGCAGTGCTCACCGGATTGGAGGGTGCGGCTGCGCGCCCGAAATTCGAACGGCTGCAGGCGAACTTCATTCTCGATGACGCCCTGCAGGTGAACGCTCTATTCGCTTAA
- a CDS encoding YlbF family regulator, which produces MDRVDLIVQADELAKLILHRPEIRVYRAAEAALEANGEAMNLWRRLRELREQVAEFQARRVPPMHYSYLLAETDQLLDKLNAMPEVQAYEEAQTKLNELLDAISSRLSSAVEQRNTE; this is translated from the coding sequence TTGGACAGAGTCGATTTAATCGTCCAGGCGGATGAACTCGCGAAGCTCATTTTGCACAGGCCTGAAATACGCGTCTACCGGGCTGCCGAAGCGGCGCTGGAGGCGAATGGCGAAGCGATGAACCTCTGGCGCCGCCTGCGCGAGCTGCGGGAACAAGTCGCAGAGTTCCAGGCCCGGCGGGTACCGCCCATGCATTATAGCTATTTGCTTGCAGAAACCGATCAATTATTGGACAAACTAAATGCGATGCCGGAGGTTCAGGCGTACGAAGAAGCGCAGACGAAACTCAACGAGTTGTTGGACGCTATCTCTAGCCGCCTGTCCTCAGCGGTCGAGCAGCGCAACACCGAATAA
- a CDS encoding DUF1292 domain-containing protein, producing the protein MADEHQHTHDHDHEHDEDEVIILEDENGQEHQFVLGEVLTVEGKDYAVLLPIDDETEEGVIFRVDGEEGDQMVLAEIDNDDEWQKVVDAYNDDLFDEEEEDDENA; encoded by the coding sequence ATGGCGGACGAGCATCAACACACGCACGATCACGACCATGAACACGACGAAGACGAAGTCATCATCCTCGAGGACGAGAACGGGCAAGAGCATCAATTTGTCCTCGGTGAAGTTCTGACCGTTGAAGGCAAGGACTACGCGGTCCTCCTGCCTATCGACGACGAGACAGAAGAGGGCGTCATCTTTCGCGTGGACGGAGAAGAAGGCGACCAGATGGTGCTCGCCGAGATCGACAACGACGACGAGTGGCAGAAAGTCGTCGACGCGTACAACGACGACCTGTTTGACGAAGAAGAAGAGGACGACGAAAACGCGTAA
- a CDS encoding DUF2892 domain-containing protein codes for MQQNMSTPDRYIRMVTGLLSIGMASRRRSSPITRTLLWSFGAMKLAEGATGWCPMQAATELLGGKSQQQRQQHSSGTSAASSKSKAGSQPDSDYEIPSYSKMDHPTN; via the coding sequence GTGCAACAGAATATGAGCACGCCGGATCGTTATATTCGAATGGTAACTGGCCTTCTGTCCATCGGGATGGCGTCGCGCCGCCGCTCTTCCCCAATAACGCGAACCCTCTTGTGGTCCTTTGGCGCGATGAAACTGGCAGAAGGTGCAACTGGATGGTGCCCAATGCAAGCTGCCACGGAATTGCTGGGCGGTAAGTCGCAACAGCAGCGGCAACAGCATTCGAGCGGGACAAGCGCCGCTTCGTCCAAATCCAAGGCGGGGAGCCAGCCTGACAGCGATTACGAAATTCCGTCTTACTCGAAAATGGATCACCCGACGAACTGA
- a CDS encoding cysteine desulfurase family protein: protein MSQETIYLDYAATAPLQDDVKERVTAMLDVFGNPSSLHRIGMDAEANLSAARESVLQALGARQGRLVFTGGGTEANNLAVQGSAPHLEGRGRHIITTAIEHPAVHEPLRALSARGWEVTHVRPDANGDVSLADVVNAIRQDTVLVSMMHVNNETGAILPVEELSRVLEEYPKIRFHVDGTQALGKIPVRLANTSIDLYTVSAHKIGALKGVGALYVRQGVRLEPILYGGGQEAGTRSGTENVLGADAFGIAAAIAVENVRLDKDAAQTRQWFIDELEHIPGWTVRKPKSASPYIVNASLAGLRGEVIVHALESKGVFVSSGSACSTARGKQKRSHVLEAMGLSTEEIDAAVRFSWHPGTNKEDLRKALVVVREQSEWLRSMVGA, encoded by the coding sequence ATGTCGCAAGAAACGATTTATCTGGACTACGCGGCGACGGCGCCTTTGCAGGATGATGTCAAGGAGCGCGTCACGGCCATGCTCGACGTGTTCGGGAACCCGTCTTCCCTTCACCGGATCGGGATGGATGCGGAGGCTAATCTGTCTGCGGCTCGCGAGTCCGTTTTGCAAGCGCTCGGCGCGCGCCAGGGGCGTCTCGTGTTCACGGGTGGTGGCACTGAGGCGAACAACTTGGCGGTACAGGGAAGCGCACCGCACCTCGAAGGGCGGGGACGCCACATCATTACGACTGCGATTGAGCATCCGGCGGTTCACGAGCCGTTGCGCGCGCTCTCTGCTCGTGGATGGGAAGTGACCCATGTTCGACCGGATGCAAACGGAGACGTGTCCCTGGCGGACGTCGTAAACGCCATCCGGCAGGATACGGTGCTCGTCTCGATGATGCACGTCAACAACGAGACCGGTGCCATTTTGCCAGTTGAGGAACTGTCTCGCGTTCTAGAGGAGTACCCAAAGATTCGCTTTCACGTGGACGGCACGCAGGCGCTGGGGAAAATTCCCGTTCGGCTTGCGAACACGTCTATCGACTTATATACGGTCTCAGCGCACAAGATCGGTGCACTGAAGGGCGTTGGCGCACTGTATGTGCGGCAGGGCGTTCGCCTCGAGCCGATCTTGTATGGTGGGGGCCAAGAGGCCGGTACGCGTTCGGGAACCGAAAATGTACTGGGCGCCGACGCGTTTGGAATCGCAGCTGCGATCGCTGTGGAAAACGTCCGTCTGGACAAGGATGCAGCTCAGACGCGGCAGTGGTTCATCGACGAACTGGAACACATCCCTGGATGGACTGTACGCAAGCCGAAGTCTGCGTCCCCGTATATCGTCAACGCGTCACTCGCGGGACTGCGCGGTGAGGTCATCGTGCACGCGCTGGAGTCAAAAGGCGTGTTCGTATCCTCAGGCAGTGCCTGTTCGACTGCGCGGGGAAAGCAAAAGCGCAGTCACGTGCTGGAGGCGATGGGGCTGTCCACAGAGGAAATCGATGCAGCTGTACGCTTTTCCTGGCATCCAGGCACAAACAAAGAAGATTTGAGAAAGGCGCTGGTTGTCGTGCGCGAACAAAGCGAGTGGCTTCGTTCGATGGTCGGTGCTTGA
- the serC gene encoding 3-phosphoserine/phosphohydroxythreonine transaminase, protein MKRIDNFNAGPSALPLSVLERVREELVDYQGTGMSVMEMSHRSAAYEAIHDAAEAKLRRLLNVPDDFRVLFLQGGASLQFAMLPMNFLGREETALYVLTGAWSEKAAQEAVRFGRVVVDDQAKDEGYTDVPTQLKRPEDVDLRYVHVTSNNTIYGTQWRELPTADSPLVIDMSSDILSRPVDWTNVGLVYAGAQKNLGPSGVTVVLVRDSFLAGANGDVPTMLGYPTHAKQRSLYNTPPTFAIYIMGLVLDWIEEQGGVEGIAARNREKAGLLYRVIDDHPDFYLGHAKERARSDMNVTFRLSDDELSARFLAEAAKREFVGVKGHRSVGGCRVSLYNAISVESAARFATFMDDFVRAHR, encoded by the coding sequence GTGAAGCGGATCGACAATTTTAATGCAGGGCCTTCAGCGCTGCCTTTGTCCGTGTTGGAGCGCGTTCGCGAGGAACTGGTCGACTACCAGGGTACGGGCATGAGCGTCATGGAGATGAGCCATCGGAGTGCTGCCTACGAGGCAATCCATGACGCGGCTGAGGCAAAGTTGCGGCGCTTGCTGAACGTCCCGGACGATTTTCGGGTGCTCTTTCTCCAAGGTGGCGCCAGCTTGCAATTTGCGATGTTGCCGATGAACTTTTTGGGCCGCGAAGAGACGGCGTTATACGTATTGACCGGAGCTTGGTCTGAAAAGGCGGCTCAAGAAGCGGTGCGATTTGGCCGTGTCGTGGTCGATGACCAGGCAAAAGATGAGGGATATACGGACGTTCCAACGCAGTTGAAGCGTCCTGAGGACGTCGATTTGCGCTACGTCCACGTGACGTCGAACAACACGATTTACGGTACACAGTGGCGGGAGTTGCCGACGGCCGACAGCCCGCTGGTCATCGATATGTCAAGCGACATCCTCTCCCGTCCAGTCGACTGGACGAACGTCGGCCTCGTCTACGCGGGGGCGCAAAAAAACCTCGGGCCATCCGGTGTCACGGTGGTACTGGTGCGGGATTCCTTCCTGGCGGGGGCGAATGGCGACGTGCCGACGATGCTTGGGTATCCGACGCACGCGAAGCAACGTTCTTTGTACAACACACCACCGACGTTTGCCATTTATATCATGGGCCTTGTCCTCGACTGGATCGAGGAACAGGGCGGCGTCGAAGGAATAGCCGCGCGCAATCGTGAGAAGGCCGGTTTGTTATATCGCGTCATCGACGACCACCCGGATTTTTATCTTGGGCACGCCAAGGAGCGGGCGAGATCGGATATGAACGTGACCTTTCGCCTGAGCGATGACGAATTGTCCGCTCGTTTCTTGGCGGAGGCTGCTAAGCGGGAATTTGTCGGCGTCAAGGGGCACCGTTCCGTGGGCGGGTGCCGCGTATCGTTGTACAACGCCATATCTGTTGAGTCGGCGGCGCGATTTGCGACGTTCATGGATGACTTTGTTCGAGCGCATCGATGA
- a CDS encoding RsfA family transcriptional regulator gives MRQSNRAMRQDAWTTEDDEILAEIVLKHIKQGSTQLAGFNEASRRLGRTAAACGFRWNACVRKQQRNIIEIAKEERKRSKSERVQAQMEGGDLDHPTATLMSWAQVLRFLRQEKNTAQEWASRWRNAERQATEWKNRFRELQDEHRRIRDEYQQLRNDYDTIAKDYKVLVQIMERARKAAVLDETQLSEGFMYQIDEFGNLERVDHVEPMERAE, from the coding sequence ATGCGTCAATCAAACCGAGCCATGCGCCAAGATGCGTGGACGACAGAGGACGACGAAATTCTAGCGGAAATTGTCTTGAAACACATCAAACAAGGTAGTACGCAACTGGCAGGATTTAACGAAGCATCCCGTCGACTTGGGCGAACGGCCGCCGCTTGTGGGTTTCGTTGGAACGCCTGCGTTCGCAAGCAACAGCGAAACATCATCGAGATCGCGAAAGAGGAGCGCAAACGCAGTAAATCGGAGCGCGTCCAGGCGCAGATGGAGGGCGGCGATTTAGACCACCCAACGGCGACCTTGATGTCGTGGGCACAAGTGCTTCGCTTTTTGCGGCAGGAGAAAAACACGGCGCAGGAGTGGGCATCGCGTTGGCGAAACGCCGAACGTCAGGCGACCGAGTGGAAGAATCGCTTTCGCGAACTTCAGGACGAGCACCGCAGAATTCGTGACGAGTACCAGCAGTTGCGAAACGATTACGACACCATCGCCAAAGATTACAAGGTCTTGGTTCAAATCATGGAACGCGCGCGCAAGGCGGCGGTTCTCGATGAAACACAATTATCGGAAGGGTTCATGTACCAAATTGACGAGTTTGGAAATCTCGAACGCGTCGATCACGTCGAACCGATGGAGCGAGCTGAATAA
- a CDS encoding IDEAL domain-containing protein gives MMTKDEILTLKTKLLPSGADSVIDYLAARHAQLEATNIVLENVPLLIIGRHGMIARIPINGRIKKVSQADEVLQALQTFFAHQANSSEKLYVFVNLPDLPIPPEVQQVLSEVEERAKFREQIKQRIDQALDQRDKAAFDAAVKELELLQREEERQTWRARRFL, from the coding sequence ATGATGACCAAGGACGAAATCCTGACACTTAAAACGAAACTCCTACCCAGTGGGGCGGACTCCGTCATCGATTATCTTGCAGCACGTCATGCGCAACTGGAAGCGACGAACATCGTCTTGGAAAACGTTCCGTTGTTGATCATTGGGCGCCACGGCATGATCGCGCGGATTCCCATCAATGGGCGCATCAAAAAGGTCAGTCAAGCGGACGAAGTCCTGCAGGCACTGCAAACGTTCTTTGCGCATCAAGCCAACTCGTCAGAAAAGCTGTACGTATTTGTCAATCTACCAGATCTACCAATTCCGCCAGAAGTACAGCAAGTACTGTCCGAAGTGGAAGAGCGCGCAAAGTTTCGCGAGCAGATAAAACAGCGGATCGACCAAGCTTTGGATCAGCGCGACAAAGCGGCGTTTGACGCGGCCGTCAAGGAACTCGAACTCCTGCAACGGGAAGAGGAGCGCCAAACCTGGAGAGCGCGCCGATTCCTGTGA
- the thiI gene encoding tRNA 4-thiouridine(8) synthase ThiI, which produces MFDHILVRYGEINTKGQNRSQLEQMLMRNVQQAVKHWDEIRVRRISNRILVKLNGAPVDAVLEPLTRVFGISSLSPVMVAPLDVDAIVDVANRLLDRLEVAPRTFKVEVRRGNKRFPLDSPTLTRHVGAALLASHPSLTVDVHHPDAIVQIDVRDEGVFLYAEKIPGAAGLPVGMSGRVCALLSGGIDSPVAVWKAMKRGLQVDLVHFHSFPFTSERAQRKVEELTGTLAAWSTDLNLHLVSLTETQAAIQKSCPEELRTIILRRMMFRICEAMAHSKGWLALVTGDSLGQVASQTLEGIFAVDAVTSLSVLRPVGMEDKQDIIDRARQIGTFETSIQPYDDCCSIFAPKRPKTHPSLAEVVHGEEKLDVEQLVQTALQSVESKKIAPRLDALLQLT; this is translated from the coding sequence ATGTTTGATCATATTTTAGTTCGCTACGGCGAGATCAACACCAAGGGGCAAAACAGGTCACAACTCGAGCAGATGCTGATGCGCAACGTGCAGCAGGCGGTGAAGCACTGGGACGAAATTCGCGTGCGGCGCATCAGCAACCGCATCCTCGTCAAGTTAAACGGGGCACCGGTGGACGCCGTTTTAGAGCCGCTCACGAGAGTGTTCGGCATCAGTTCCTTGAGCCCAGTGATGGTGGCGCCACTGGACGTGGACGCCATCGTCGACGTGGCAAACCGGCTGCTCGATCGGCTGGAAGTGGCTCCACGCACGTTTAAAGTGGAAGTTCGACGCGGAAACAAGCGGTTCCCGCTGGACAGCCCGACCTTGACGCGGCACGTCGGGGCGGCGTTGCTCGCTTCACACCCCTCGCTGACTGTGGATGTACACCATCCCGATGCGATCGTTCAAATCGACGTTCGTGATGAAGGGGTGTTCTTGTACGCGGAAAAGATCCCCGGCGCCGCTGGGCTACCAGTGGGGATGAGCGGGCGCGTGTGCGCGCTGTTGTCGGGCGGTATCGACTCTCCTGTAGCGGTGTGGAAGGCGATGAAGCGGGGACTCCAGGTCGATCTCGTCCACTTCCACAGCTTTCCGTTTACTAGTGAGCGGGCGCAGCGGAAAGTCGAAGAACTAACGGGCACTTTGGCGGCGTGGTCAACGGACCTCAACCTTCACTTGGTGTCCTTGACGGAGACGCAGGCGGCGATTCAAAAGTCCTGCCCTGAGGAGTTGCGAACCATTATCCTGCGGCGGATGATGTTTCGCATCTGCGAGGCGATGGCACATAGCAAGGGCTGGCTCGCGCTCGTGACGGGCGACAGTTTAGGCCAGGTGGCGAGCCAAACGTTAGAAGGGATCTTCGCCGTGGATGCGGTCACCTCTCTAAGTGTGTTGCGCCCTGTGGGCATGGAGGACAAGCAGGACATCATCGACAGGGCTCGGCAAATCGGGACGTTCGAGACCTCGATTCAACCATACGACGATTGCTGCTCGATATTTGCACCGAAGCGCCCAAAAACGCACCCGTCGTTGGCGGAAGTCGTCCACGGTGAGGAGAAACTCGACGTCGAGCAGTTGGTTCAGACGGCACTTCAATCTGTCGAATCAAAGAAAATTGCGCCGCGCCTCGACGCTTTGCTGCAACTGACATGA
- the clpP gene encoding ATP-dependent Clp endopeptidase proteolytic subunit ClpP, with translation MGLIPYVVEQTSRGERSYDIYSRLLKDRIVFLGTAIDDDVANAVVAQLLFLAADDPEKDIQMYINSPGGSVSAGLAIYDTMQHIKPDVSTMCVGMAASMGAVLLTAGAKGKRYALPNSEVMIHQPLGGARGQASDIEIHAKHILKTRERLNAILSERSGQPLERVARDTDRDNFLSAQEAKEYGLIDDVIVR, from the coding sequence ATGGGTCTGATCCCGTACGTTGTTGAACAGACGTCGCGAGGCGAACGCAGCTATGACATCTACTCTCGGTTGTTGAAGGACCGTATCGTGTTTTTGGGCACGGCCATCGACGACGATGTGGCGAACGCCGTCGTCGCGCAATTGTTGTTTTTAGCAGCAGATGACCCGGAGAAGGACATTCAGATGTACATAAACAGCCCGGGTGGCTCCGTCTCCGCTGGTTTGGCCATTTACGACACGATGCAGCACATCAAGCCGGACGTGAGCACCATGTGCGTCGGCATGGCAGCCAGCATGGGTGCCGTGTTGTTGACGGCAGGTGCCAAGGGCAAGCGCTATGCGCTGCCGAATTCGGAAGTGATGATTCACCAACCGCTTGGCGGCGCGCGTGGTCAGGCTTCTGATATCGAGATTCACGCGAAGCACATTTTGAAGACGCGCGAACGCCTGAATGCGATTTTGAGTGAACGGTCCGGCCAACCGCTGGAACGCGTCGCTCGCGATACGGACAGAGACAACTTCTTGTCCGCACAGGAAGCCAAGGAATACGGGCTCATCGACGACGTCATCGTCCGCTGA
- the acs gene encoding acetate--CoA ligase has translation MSVDSEKLSTLLHENRSFSPSDEFRAQANFNDETIYERAANDPEAYWALQAEQLTWFQPFKSVLNWEPPHAQWFVGGKLNAAYNCVDRHALGSRKNKAAIIWEGEPGDSRVLTYDMLRREVDKAAHALKQLGVQKGDRVTIYLPMIPELPISMLACAKIGAIHSVVFGGFSAKSLQQRLEDAEAKVLITADGGWRRGGVIPLKANADEALAATNVENVVVVKRVGDSAGATMQEGRDVYWHELMAKAPTTPFEAEPMDSEDILYLLYTSGTTGKPKGIVHSTGGYLTGANTSMRSVFDIKDEDVWFCTADIGWVTGHTYIVYGPLSAGATVVMYEGGPDYPGRDRFWDIVEKYGVTIFYTAPTSIRTFMKWGPEHPAAHDLSTLRLLGTVGEPINPEAWMWFHKHIGQERCPIVDTWWQTETGCAMIAPLPGLVPTKPGSATRAVPGIDVDVVDEHGQSVGFENGGYLVIKKPWPSMLRTVWGDDERFRNTYFGKFEGIYLPGDGAHLDEDGYVWILGRIDDVINVSGHRIGTAEVESALVSHSSVAEAAVIGRSHDIKGQAITAFVTVREGVESNQDLVTELKQTVVEKIGTMARPEEIIFAAELPKTRSAKIMRRLLRDIAEGRVLGDTTTLADPSVVESLKSQYKEAD, from the coding sequence ATGAGTGTAGACTCCGAAAAACTCTCTACCCTACTTCACGAGAACCGCAGTTTCTCCCCTTCAGACGAGTTTCGTGCGCAAGCAAACTTCAATGACGAAACGATTTATGAGCGCGCTGCAAACGACCCCGAAGCCTACTGGGCCCTGCAAGCCGAGCAACTTACATGGTTCCAACCATTTAAAAGCGTTCTCAACTGGGAACCCCCTCATGCGCAGTGGTTTGTCGGCGGAAAGCTGAACGCTGCCTACAATTGTGTCGATAGACACGCTTTAGGGTCCCGTAAAAACAAAGCGGCCATCATTTGGGAGGGCGAGCCCGGGGACAGTCGCGTACTCACCTACGATATGCTGCGCCGCGAGGTGGACAAGGCAGCGCATGCACTCAAGCAGCTCGGAGTGCAAAAGGGCGACCGAGTGACGATTTACTTGCCGATGATTCCGGAACTCCCGATTTCCATGCTGGCGTGCGCAAAGATCGGCGCCATTCACTCGGTGGTATTCGGAGGTTTCTCGGCGAAGTCGCTGCAGCAGAGGCTTGAGGATGCAGAAGCAAAGGTGCTCATCACAGCGGACGGAGGATGGCGGCGCGGTGGCGTTATTCCATTGAAGGCTAACGCGGACGAAGCCTTGGCTGCGACAAATGTGGAAAACGTCGTCGTCGTCAAGCGAGTTGGCGACTCAGCTGGTGCGACAATGCAAGAAGGTCGTGACGTCTACTGGCACGAGCTCATGGCCAAAGCGCCAACCACCCCATTTGAAGCCGAACCCATGGACTCCGAGGACATCCTCTATCTGCTGTACACGTCCGGAACCACGGGAAAGCCCAAAGGCATCGTGCACTCGACCGGCGGCTATCTGACTGGCGCAAACACATCGATGCGCTCGGTGTTCGACATCAAGGACGAGGACGTCTGGTTTTGCACGGCGGACATCGGCTGGGTCACAGGGCACACGTATATCGTGTACGGGCCGCTGTCAGCCGGTGCGACGGTGGTCATGTATGAAGGCGGACCGGACTATCCGGGGCGGGATCGATTCTGGGACATCGTCGAAAAATACGGCGTGACCATCTTTTACACCGCGCCGACGTCGATTCGGACTTTCATGAAGTGGGGACCGGAACACCCCGCTGCGCACGACTTGAGTACGCTGCGCCTGCTCGGCACGGTGGGTGAACCCATTAACCCCGAGGCGTGGATGTGGTTCCACAAGCACATAGGGCAAGAACGGTGCCCTATCGTCGATACGTGGTGGCAGACTGAGACTGGTTGCGCCATGATCGCCCCACTACCGGGCCTCGTGCCCACGAAGCCCGGTAGCGCAACGCGTGCGGTCCCAGGTATCGACGTGGACGTCGTCGATGAACACGGCCAGTCAGTAGGCTTCGAGAACGGCGGCTACCTCGTGATTAAAAAGCCATGGCCTTCGATGTTGAGAACGGTTTGGGGCGATGACGAGCGCTTCCGAAATACCTACTTCGGCAAGTTCGAAGGTATTTATCTCCCTGGCGACGGCGCGCATCTCGACGAAGACGGATACGTGTGGATTCTCGGGCGCATCGACGACGTGATCAACGTATCGGGTCACCGCATTGGCACGGCTGAAGTGGAGAGCGCACTGGTATCGCACAGCTCCGTCGCTGAAGCGGCGGTGATTGGGCGGTCGCACGACATTAAAGGTCAGGCCATCACAGCGTTTGTAACCGTTCGCGAAGGCGTCGAGTCGAACCAAGATCTCGTCACAGAGCTGAAACAGACCGTCGTGGAGAAAATTGGAACAATGGCGCGTCCAGAGGAAATCATCTTTGCGGCGGAGCTCCCAAAGACCCGCAGCGCGAAAATCATGCGCCGCTTGCTCCGCGATATCGCGGAAGGACGCGTGCTCGGTGACACGACGACGCTCGCCGACCCTAGTGTGGTCGAGTCACTCAAGTCACAGTACAAAGAGGCCGACTGA